Proteins from a single region of Corylus avellana chromosome ca11, CavTom2PMs-1.0:
- the LOC132166146 gene encoding uncharacterized protein LOC132166146: MDLSSWFRRGLSSASTKTKNPNLPNQSHPDPQQQQEEELFGVTEQLIEFVKSFTFDTFNNFPLQDDEGAACGDVTPSTSGNVRKDLSEWQERHALLVITKVKEISQLRYMLCPRRLKERQFWRIYFKLVKSYVTEYELRAVQLAKLKSMAMENEKSSETSVYEVEMAEAKHTESLMPPTP, from the exons ATGGACTTGTCCTCGTGGTTCCGACGCGGCCTTTCAAGCGCAAGCACAAAGACCAAAAACCCAAATCTCCCAAACCAATCGCACCCAGAcccacaacaacaacaagaagagGAACTATTTGGAGTCACAGAGCAACTCATTGAGTTCGTCAAGTCCTTCACTTTCGACACCTTCAATAATTTCCCTCTCCAAG ATGATGAGGGAGCTGCTTGTGGTGATGTAACCCCATCAACTTCAGGCAATGTCCGGAAGGATCTTTCCGAATGGCAAGAGCGGCATGCTCTTCTTGTGATCACAAAAGTTAAG GAAATTTCCCAACTTAGATATATGCTATGCCCTCGTCGCTTGAAGGAACGTCAGTTTTGGAGAATATATTTTAAGCTTGTCAAGAGCTATGTGACTGA ATATGAGCTGCGTGCAGTTCAACTAGCGAAACTGAAAAGTATGGCAATGGAGAATGAGAAATCTTCAGAGACCAGTGTATATGAAGTTGAAATGGCGGAGGCAAAGCACACAGAGAGTTTAATGCCTCCCACTCCATAG